In Trifolium pratense cultivar HEN17-A07 linkage group LG7, ARS_RC_1.1, whole genome shotgun sequence, a genomic segment contains:
- the LOC123899988 gene encoding phospho-N-acetylmuramoyl-pentapeptide-transferase homolog — MNSHSCILNHLNLHFRLSPIHRRIHSLYPPSSSTSYLHWATIKLHPLVIQRYSSYVRRNASTRAFDEDSFDFPILDDWSPEESTSYVLSSSDGEDFDGDVFLTPVNDVDLPSSSASNKDALTVAAHRLVTIGRGQKKHRIKVGLFMTMGLVIGLTVLLLYVDWCVWKIVRLPLSPFYLTRPFLISAILVSFVGYVCVPIFGHFKSIHVIKQQGPLRHQHKRRTPTLGGLFFVPIGIIVAHVITESSSIEVAGASGVTIAFAAVGLLSDILNLTKNHWRGLPELAEVFLEVAVGTCFSFWLDITSVSSPYGMKALLPLPLGLVHLGRYYQLLTSCCFVSMGHGVKLADALDGLAGGTAALAFIGMSIAVLPICSELAIFGASMAGSCVGFLLYNRYKASVFMGNTGSLALGGALTAMAAFTGMFFPLLIASGIFIVESSSLVLQVLYLKVTKGLLGGSWRFLRMPSFYRRLHLRSRFREPNIVLGAYLISSVLALLGGYVGLISA; from the exons ATGAATTCTCATTCTTGTATTCTCAACCACCTAAATCTCCATTTCCGTCTCTCTCCTATTCATCGCCGTATTCATAGCCTCTATCCTCCATCTTCTTCCACCTCCTACCTCCATTGGGCTACTATCAAG TTACATCCACTCGTAATTCAACGTTACAGCTCTTATGTTCGACGTAATGCCTCTACCCGAGCCTTCGACGAG GATTCATTTGACTTTCCGATACTTGATGATTGGAGTCCCGAAGAGAGTACTTCATATGTGCTCTCATCCAGTGATGGTGAAGACTTTGATGGAGATGTCTTTCTTACCCCAGTGAATGATGTTGATTTGCCTTCTTCTTCTGCATCAAATAAGGATGCTTTAACGGTGGCTGCTCATCGGCTTGTAACCATTGGGAGGGGACAGAAGAAACATAG GATCAAAGTCGGCCTTTTCATGACTATGGGGCTTGTAATCGGCTTGACAGTACTGCTTTTATATGTAGATTGGTGTGTATGGAAAATTGTTAGACTGCCGTTATCACCTTTTTACTTGACCCGACCATTTCTCATATCAGCCATTTTGGTTTCTTTTGTTGGCTATGTTTGTGTCCCGATTTTTGGTCATTTTAAATCTATCCATGTTATAAAGCAACAAGGGCCTCTTAGACATCAACATAAAAGGAGGACACCCACATTGGGTGGTTTATTTTTTGTACCTATTGGTATAATTGTTGCTCATGTTATTACCGAGTCCTCGTCTATAGAAGTGGCTGGGGCATCTGGTGTAACAATTGCATTTGCAGCAGTCGGTTTACTTAGTGACATATTAAACCTCACCAAGAATCATTGGAGAGGTTTACCGGAATTGGCAGAAGTATTCTTGGAG GTAGCTGTTGGAACGTGCTTTTCGTTTTGGTTGGACATCACCAGTGTATCTTCACCCTATGGCAT GAAGGCATTGCTCCCACTACCACTAGGCCTTGTGCATTTGGGGCGATATTACCAACTCTTGACCTCATGTTGTTTTGTTTCCATGGGACATGGTGTTAAATTAGCAGATGCTCTTGACGGACTTGCTGGAGGCACTGCTGCACTGGCTTTTATTGGAATGTCAATAGCTGTGCTTCCGATATGTTCTG AGCTTGCTATATTTGGAGCTTCAATGGCTGGATCTTGTGTTGGATTTCTTCTTTACAACAGATACAAAGCATCTGTTTTTATGGGTAATACAGGATCTTTGGCCCTTGGTGGTGCATTAACTGCAATGGCCGCATTTACCGGAATGTTCTTCCCACTATTAATTGCTTCTGGAATTTTCATAGTCGAGTCATCATCACTTGTTCTTCAG GTATTGTACTTGAAAgtaaccaagggtttgctgggaGGAAGTTGGCGCTTTTTGAGAATGCCATCCTTTTATCGGCGACTCCATCTGCGCAGCAGGTTCAGAGAGCCAAATATTGTACTAGGTGCATATCTGATCTCATCTGTACTGGCTTTGCTTGGCGGATATGTGGGTCTTATTTCAGCGTAA
- the LOC123898150 gene encoding cytochrome P450 710A11-like — MNTTTTITTTNLIKSILSSITTKSLSITQLIPYIICFFLFLLLLEQISYLTKKSFIAGPSFVLPFIGNAIPLVRDPTKFWDLQSTLAKSTPLGFSANYIIGNFIVFIRDTELSHKIFSNVKPNAFHLVGHPFGKKLFGEHNLIYMMGQEHKNLRRRIAPNFTPKALSTYTSLQQIIILKHLKSWVDKAQAQARESISIRVLARDMNLETSQTVFVGPYLGLKARERFEHDYFLFNVGLMKLPFDFPGTAFRNARLAVDRLAGTLANCTAMSKAKMEKGEEEPSCLIDFWMQDTIREIEESKLNGVTAAPFSTNAEIGGYLFDFLFAAQDASTSSLLWAVALLDSHPEVLAKVREEVAGIWLPESDKLITAEQLREMKYTQAVAREVIRYRPPATLVPHIAAENFPLTENYTIPKGAIVFPSAFESSFQGFTEPDRFDPDRFSEERQEDQIFKRNFLAFGAGPHQCVGQRYALNHLVLFIAMFTSLIDFKRDRMDGCDEIVYVPTICPKDDCRVFLSKRCTRYPSFPGVQGLGK, encoded by the coding sequence ATgaatactactactactattactACTACTAATCTCATCAAATCCATATTATcatcaataacaacaaaatcttTGTCTATAACCCAATTAATCCCATACATAATATGCTTCTTCCTTTTCCTTCTCCTCCTTGAACAGATCTCATACCtcacaaaaaaaagtttcatagCAGGCCCATCTTTTGTTCTTCCTTTCATAGGAAACGCAATCCCATTGGTACGTGACCCAACAAAATTTTGGGACCTTCAATCAACTTTAGCCAAATCAACTCCTTTGGGCTTTTCAGCTAACTACATCATTGGAAACTTCATAGTCTTTATTAGAGACACAGAACTTTCACATAAGATTTTCTCAAATGTTAAGCCCAACGCTTTTCATCTCGTGGGCCACCCATTTGGTAAGAAACTCTTTGGTGAACATAATCTTATTTACATGATGGGCCAAGAACACAAGAATCTCCGCCGTCGGATTGCTCCAAATTTTACGCCTAAAGCGCTTTCCACCTACACCTCGCTGCAGCAGATTATTATTCTCAAACATCTTAAATCATGGGTTGATAAAGCCCAAGCCCAGGCCCGTGAGTCTATTTCAATACGTGTTTTGGCTCGTGACATGAATTTAGAAACCTCTCAGACAGTTTTCGTGGGCCCGTATTTGGGCCTGAAAGCCCGAGAGAGATTTGAGCATGATTACTTTCTATTCAACGTTGGTTTGATGAAGCTTCCTTTTGACTTTCCTGGAACAGCGTTTCGTAACGCGAGACTCGCCGTTGACCGTCTCGCCGGAACCCTAGCTAATTGCACGGCGATGAGTAAGGCGAAGATGGAGAAAGGTGAAGAAGAACCGTCGTGTCTCATTGATTTCTGGATGCAGGATACGATAAGAGAGATTGAAGAATCAAAGCTCAACGGAGTCACGGCGGCGCCGTTTTCCACCAACGCTGAAATCGGCGGTTATCTCTTTGATTTCCTCTTCGCAGCACAGGACGCTTCAACTTCATCGCTGCTATGGGCGGTGGCGCTGCTTGATTCACATCCGGAGGTTCTTGCCAAAGTCAGGGAGGAAGTCGCCGGAATCTGGTTGCCGGAGTCGGACAAACTTATAACGGCTGAGCAGTTAAGAGAAATGAAGTACACGCAAGCGGTGGCGCGTGAGGTTATTAGATACAGACCGCCGGCGACTCTGGTGCCGCATATTGCGGCGGAGAATTTTCCGTTAACGGAAAATTACACGATTCCGAAAGGTGCGATCGTTTTTCCGTCGGCTTTTGAATCATCGTTTCAAGGTTTTACTGAACCGGACCGGTTCGATCCAGACCGGTTTTCAGAAGAAAGACAAGAGGATCAAATATTTAAGAGAAATTTTCTAGCATTTGGAGCTGGGCCCCACCAATGTGTGGGCCAGAGGTATGCATTGAATCACCTTGTTCTGTTCATTGCTATGTTTACATCGTTGATTGATTTCAAGAGAGATAGAATGGACGGCTGTGATGAAATTGTTTATGTTCCCACTATTTGTCCTAAGGATGATTGTAGGGTTTTTCTGTCTAAGCGTTGCACAAGGTACCCTTCCTTTCCTGGTGTTCAGGGGCTTGGTAAATGA
- the LOC123896330 gene encoding uncharacterized protein LOC123896330 — protein MNLIPTYYMQISWIPSSICSQIDMMTRKFIWKGNSNKGIHLVGWNVVTQSKEDGGLGVRLAREANTTMLELMAIYHDLKIARDLDFSSILCYSDSQIVLDLILKGHNIYHCYVAVITNIQDMLKLNWDVTLSHSLREGNCSADWLAKLGSTNDAKIKFWEPPPEALKSILLSDALRMLHPRV, from the exons ATGAATTTGATTCCTACTTACTATATGCAAATTAGTTGGATCCCTTCATCTATTTGCTCTCAAATTGACATGATGACTAGAAAATTCATATGGAAGGGCAACTCCAACAAAGGGATTCATTTAGTTGGGTGGAATGTGGTCACTCAATCTAAGGAAGATGGCGGCCTTGGTGTACGTCTTGCAAGAGAAGCAAACACAACAATGTTGG AACTTATGGCAATTTACCATGACCTGAAGATTGCGAGAGACTTGGATTTTTCGAGCATCTTGTGTTACTCAGATTCCCAAATAGTCTTGGATCTTATTTTGAAGGGACATAACATCTATCACTGCTACGTTGCTGTTATTACTAACATTCAGGATATGCTGAAGTTGAATTGGGACGTTACTCTATCTCATTCTCTCCGGGAAGGAAACTGCAGTGCTGATTGGCTTGCTAAGTTGGGTTCGACGAATGATGCCAAGATAAAATTTTGGGAGCCCCCTCCAGAAGCTTTAAAAAGCATTCTTCTGTCTGATGCTTTAAGGATGCTTCACCCTagagtttag
- the LOC123897877 gene encoding 40S ribosomal protein S14 → MSSKRKVREPKEETVTLGPAVKDGEHVFGVARIFASFNDTFIHVTDLSGRETLVRITGGMKVKADRDESSPYAAMLAAQDVATRCKELGITALHIKLRATGGNKTKTPGPGAQAALRALARSGMKIGRIEDVTPIPSDSTRRKSGRRGRRL, encoded by the exons ATG TCTTCGAAGAGAAAGGTTAGGGAGCCAAAGGAAGAGACAGTGACTTTAGGTCCAGCTGTTAAGGATGGTGAACATGTTTTCGGTGTTGCTCGCATTTTTGCTTCTTTCAACGATACCTTCAtt CATGTCACTGATTTGTCTGGAAGGGAAACCCTTGTTCGCATCACTG gcGGAATGAAGGTTAAAGCTGACAGAGATGAGTCATCACCCTATGCTGCTATGCTTGCAGCCCAAGATGTTGCTACAAGATGCAAG GAGCTCGGTATTACTGCACTTCACATCAAGCTCCGTGCTACTGGTGGAAACAAGACCAAAACACCTGGCCCTGGTGCTCAAGCTGCTCTCCGTGCCCTTGCTCGTTCAGGAATGAAAATTGGCCGTATAG AGGATGTCACTCCTATTCCTTCCGACAGCACCCGTAGAAAGAGTGGTAGAAGGGGTAGAAGGCTCTAG